One genomic segment of Mesoterricola silvestris includes these proteins:
- the recD gene encoding exodeoxyribonuclease V subunit alpha produces MPETLASVLDRHPDRHLLPFGIQRTLRALNLDETHAIHALELARIPEVDEPLRRDVILLALSLLAAQAQGHTRMPLEPGPGGPAEELLKAFDRADLDLQRLAGDDRLATLIGRAGEAAPPKPLLIDGAWLCSGRLHGSEARFAARVREVRARTVDAPGEVPEGIFTDPVPLDPAQREAVTRTLSRPLAIITGGPGTGKTSIVVAILRALLHQGVHLESVALAAPTGKAAQRMGEAIQLALNKVRVRDEVVEALLKHFPESRTLHRLLGWHPASETFRHGAGSPLAAQVVIVDEASMIGQEMMERLFQALAPGARIILLGDARQLPSVEPGSAFRDLVATQGDCTSWLRENHRMANGDEAGANILDVANALLEEGRTAEPEGVRVLDSLDAWKGWGVERWEPGDQGLRLFLDRWFQEVVLALDSFQTLANREYSHGPAGWGRGDTEALHALLEHHKKARILCALREAANLRGMEGINQALHTWMHQVTGAGLRKDVPFHAGEPVMMTANDYRRGIYNGDQGIVVRVRFGDEPRQGVVFEAGKDHKVFPVDALRTQIELSYAMTVHKAQGSEYDRIAMVLPAGDHPALTRDLLYTGITRARRQVILLGDARSVEWAMENRSERRSGARVD; encoded by the coding sequence ATGCCTGAGACCCTCGCCTCCGTCCTGGACCGCCACCCGGATCGCCACCTCCTCCCCTTCGGCATCCAGCGGACCCTGCGCGCCCTCAACCTGGATGAGACCCACGCCATCCACGCCCTGGAGCTGGCCCGCATCCCCGAGGTGGACGAGCCCCTGCGCCGGGACGTGATCCTCCTGGCCCTGTCCCTCCTCGCCGCCCAGGCCCAGGGCCACACCCGCATGCCCCTGGAGCCCGGCCCCGGCGGCCCCGCCGAAGAGCTGCTCAAGGCCTTCGACCGCGCCGACCTGGACCTTCAACGCCTGGCCGGGGACGACCGTCTCGCGACCCTCATCGGCAGGGCAGGGGAGGCAGCCCCCCCGAAGCCCCTGCTCATCGACGGCGCGTGGCTCTGCTCCGGGCGCCTCCACGGCTCCGAGGCGCGCTTCGCGGCCCGGGTCCGGGAGGTGCGCGCCCGGACCGTGGACGCTCCCGGGGAAGTCCCCGAGGGCATCTTCACCGACCCCGTCCCCCTGGACCCGGCCCAGCGCGAAGCCGTGACCCGGACCCTGTCCCGCCCCCTGGCGATCATCACCGGCGGCCCCGGCACCGGCAAGACCTCGATCGTGGTGGCCATCCTGCGCGCCCTGCTCCACCAGGGCGTCCACCTGGAGTCCGTGGCCCTGGCCGCCCCCACCGGCAAGGCCGCCCAGCGCATGGGAGAGGCCATCCAACTCGCCCTGAACAAGGTACGGGTGCGGGACGAGGTCGTGGAAGCCCTGCTCAAGCACTTCCCCGAAAGCCGCACCCTGCATCGTCTCCTGGGCTGGCATCCCGCCTCCGAGACCTTCCGCCATGGCGCAGGTTCCCCCCTCGCCGCCCAGGTCGTGATCGTGGACGAAGCGTCCATGATCGGCCAGGAGATGATGGAGCGGCTCTTCCAGGCCCTGGCCCCCGGCGCCCGCATCATCCTCCTGGGCGATGCGCGCCAGCTCCCCAGCGTCGAGCCCGGCAGCGCCTTCCGCGACCTCGTGGCCACCCAGGGGGACTGCACCAGCTGGCTCCGCGAGAACCACCGCATGGCCAACGGCGACGAGGCCGGCGCCAATATCCTGGACGTGGCCAACGCGCTGCTGGAGGAAGGCAGGACCGCCGAACCCGAAGGCGTGCGCGTCCTGGACAGCCTGGACGCGTGGAAGGGCTGGGGCGTGGAACGCTGGGAGCCCGGCGACCAAGGTCTCCGCCTTTTCCTGGACCGCTGGTTCCAGGAGGTCGTGCTCGCCCTGGATTCCTTCCAGACCCTGGCCAACCGCGAATACAGCCACGGCCCCGCGGGCTGGGGCAGGGGCGACACCGAGGCCCTCCACGCCCTCCTGGAACACCACAAGAAAGCCCGGATCCTCTGCGCCCTGCGCGAGGCCGCCAACCTGCGCGGCATGGAGGGCATCAACCAGGCCCTGCACACGTGGATGCACCAGGTGACCGGCGCGGGCCTGCGGAAGGATGTGCCCTTCCATGCCGGGGAGCCGGTGATGATGACCGCCAACGACTACCGGCGCGGCATCTACAACGGCGACCAGGGAATCGTGGTGCGGGTGCGGTTCGGGGATGAACCGAGGCAGGGCGTCGTGTTCGAGGCCGGCAAGGATCACAAGGTGTTCCCCGTGGACGCCCTCCGGACGCAGATCGAACTGAGCTACGCCATGACCGTGCACAAGGCCCAGGGGTCGGAGTACGACCGCATCGCCATGGTCCTGCCCGCTGGCGACCATCCAGCCCTGACGCGGGACCTGCTCTACACGGGAATCACCCGGGCGCGGCGTCAGGTGATCCTGCTCGGGGACGCCCGGAGCGTCGAATGGGCCATGGAGAACAGGTCGGAGAGAAGGAGCGGCGCCAGGGTTGATTGA
- a CDS encoding site-specific integrase — MAVKTALGAGHRGIPFGGRGAKGKGATWNKPRRAQLTDAFVEALPRPPAGKKDYWMRDTRIAGFSVRVYAPDEHDDVPKIFGYTIAVDGKEKYFRIGRFGIMTAVMARSEAQKIDENVRLGKDPYAHRQDVSLATVNDLFQEWKENYWPTGLAESTQARYQRFWERFIPRTFKLLQLSQVELSHIQEIQKNVSKGGIRYSRRRKINFVEVKSAPSSVQANRIVAMLSGLFRYQLKKKPDQRQGLDHNPCKAITLEQENEEFVYLDRHELLSLRAFLEAQESRCKPYSRAEKQFAGTALDAIDLIFHTGLRHREALKLDWSSVHFELGTISIKVTKYGAKRPRVARTKHIRITSPACTLLTRLWETAGQPKKGWVFPSHLQPEKHWDNIQGTWDAIRDQLDLPKETRLHDLRHSMATDLLRSGMDRGEVQAYMGWESLESANRYMHVVTKETHLKAEAIIATRGINAAEGGAAQPFRPIRSKAGVHAKGMLQEVVDHARDLLAHLSERLETLPDGVRREAKALRAAMNPDLAGEGAWTPEDQFLVACKASQLCAAIMDPEEGLGSDLNPGGNGKAVKELVGYLMRLGLIET; from the coding sequence ATGGCGGTGAAAACGGCTCTGGGTGCGGGTCACAGGGGCATCCCCTTCGGGGGCAGGGGGGCAAAGGGGAAGGGGGCGACCTGGAACAAGCCCCGGCGGGCCCAGTTGACCGATGCCTTCGTTGAAGCCCTGCCCCGGCCCCCGGCGGGCAAGAAGGACTATTGGATGCGCGATACCCGGATCGCCGGGTTCTCGGTGCGCGTGTACGCGCCCGACGAGCACGACGATGTGCCCAAGATCTTCGGCTACACCATCGCCGTCGACGGGAAGGAGAAATACTTCCGGATTGGACGTTTCGGCATCATGACGGCGGTCATGGCCAGGAGCGAGGCCCAGAAGATCGATGAGAATGTCCGGCTCGGGAAGGACCCCTACGCGCATCGCCAGGATGTTTCCCTGGCGACCGTGAACGACCTTTTCCAGGAGTGGAAGGAGAACTATTGGCCCACTGGCTTGGCGGAATCCACCCAGGCCCGGTACCAGCGCTTCTGGGAACGGTTCATCCCCAGAACCTTCAAGCTGCTCCAGCTTTCCCAGGTGGAGTTGTCCCACATCCAGGAGATCCAGAAGAACGTGAGCAAGGGGGGCATTCGCTACTCCCGCCGGCGGAAGATCAATTTCGTCGAAGTAAAGTCGGCCCCCTCCTCTGTCCAGGCGAACCGGATCGTGGCGATGCTATCCGGCCTGTTCCGTTACCAGTTGAAGAAAAAGCCCGACCAGCGCCAGGGGTTGGACCACAACCCTTGCAAGGCCATCACGCTGGAGCAGGAAAATGAGGAGTTCGTCTATCTGGATCGCCACGAGCTTCTCAGCCTCCGCGCCTTCCTGGAAGCCCAGGAAAGCCGGTGCAAGCCCTATTCCCGGGCCGAGAAGCAGTTCGCCGGCACTGCGCTGGACGCCATCGACCTGATCTTCCATACAGGCTTACGTCACCGGGAGGCCCTGAAACTGGACTGGAGTTCCGTCCATTTCGAACTGGGAACCATTAGCATCAAGGTCACGAAGTACGGGGCGAAAAGGCCCCGGGTGGCCCGTACGAAGCATATCCGCATCACGTCGCCGGCCTGTACCCTCCTGACCCGGCTCTGGGAAACCGCGGGCCAGCCCAAGAAGGGGTGGGTCTTCCCCAGCCATCTCCAACCGGAAAAACACTGGGACAACATCCAGGGCACCTGGGACGCCATCCGGGACCAACTGGACCTGCCCAAGGAGACCCGTCTCCATGACCTGCGCCACTCGATGGCCACCGACCTCCTCCGCTCGGGCATGGACCGTGGCGAGGTGCAGGCCTATATGGGTTGGGAAAGCCTGGAATCGGCGAACAGGTACATGCACGTGGTGACCAAGGAGACCCACCTGAAGGCGGAAGCCATCATCGCGACCCGGGGCATCAACGCGGCGGAGGGGGGCGCGGCCCAACCCTTCCGGCCTATTCGTTCGAAGGCAGGCGTCCACGCCAAGGGCATGCTCCAGGAAGTGGTGGACCACGCCCGGGACCTCCTAGCGCACCTTTCGGAACGCCTGGAGACCCTCCCTGACGGGGTCAGGCGCGAGGCCAAGGCCCTCCGGGCGGCGATGAACCCGGATCTGGCAGGGGAGGGGGCCTGGACTCCGGAGGATCAGTTCCTTGTGGCCTGCAAGGCCAGCCAGTTGTGTGCTGCGATCATGGACCCCGAAGAAGGGCTGGGCTCGGACCTAAATCCAGGCGGAAATGGAAAAGCAGTGAAGGAACTTGTTGGGTATTTGATGAGGTTGGGCTTGATCGAAACCTAA
- a CDS encoding PAS domain S-box protein: MSNHVVIRKLTRHAVVALCIAICGISALALAGEFLGIRDAAALGQGLIPMSVPGAILMFVLGLALPLGAMRSKNPLPRRLAALLTLGVLVAGLFLVAWRLGGHHPGPISAGMPGRPTSLLTGIVLSFGACSALVRLRSSTPGWSQRQAASVLAQIPLVIGTVVLVSYAAGAPLLYESQNIPMSLPSALCSVTLGIVLMLVAGFDTWPLAVFGFIPGRGNLSTSLWFATGPLAMFLLLGVLVLSGGSFFLRGQLKATRSHVQAELATIATFKSRQIESWFAERRTAAERRSHSALIQEPLRWFLEGSPQAPPSSQLLAWMEELQKGTYRRVVLFDAEGRVRLSAPAGAGIPVDDLDPFELAQALRSKDAFIRDIHQHPGSPDLHLSLWVPIGASPTPGGKAEGTLLLMIDPQELLFPLIRAWPTPSSSSEALLVRQDGSDLLFLNELRHRADPPMSLRMPLHGMFTAESLAAAPGAPQIVAGKDYRGEPVLAALSRIKGTPWSLVAKVDEAEIYAPLRRQIWLGGVVLIGMVVIVATGLGLMVRHHDAEMVRKQLDLSQRFEWLMREANDIILIMDSDGWIQEANSRALAFYGYTLQELKKMRVMELRSADTLERAQWQFDRLNTLGAIRFETSHVRKDGTTFQAEVSARVVHVGGEPIVITFVRDITERLAQEHELRRMNRLYSALGQVNHTIVWTDSREDLFSKICETLVEQGGFLFARIGWEEPGAGRIGIAGSFGAPLGCEDAPGDLEPMATAIRRGQPSVSNDIKGMLALDSGEKTGAGFASAAAFPISQGGSERGAIAVYSNERDIFGQGEIELLSKVAMDLSYALDNLESERLRREGEEALMASERFLVKAQEAGGIGTYKWDLLQDRWVSSSFLDRIFGIGPEYLRTLQGWLGLIAPEFRDQMQAYIARLIDQKEVFDLDYVVVRPSDGVRRWVHGQGEFEWDAEGHPVNLVGVIQDITEKKKDEETLRLISVAVEQSPLCVVVTDPAGTIQYVNPRFTHVTGYSPAEALGQNPRILKSHTTPPEHYLEMWETLTRGDVWVGEFQNLKKGGEPFHERATVAPVRDTNGVISHYIALKEDITRQLEEGEARRALEAQLQQSQKLESLGSLAGGVAHDMNNVLGAILGLASALREGAEAPSFSAKSLDTIMGACLRGRDVVKSLLYFAHKNLQEEQLFNLNDLVMEMSHLLSRTTLNRVQLRMDLQEGMDALRGDSGALSHMIMNLCVNAIDAMPHGGDLLITTRPTEDGGQELRVKDTGEGMAADVLAKAMEPFFSTKPKGKGTGLGLAMAYGTMKAHDGTLELFSQPGSGTEAVLRFPNTRVSPSSRAVPAASVQTPAALSNLRILLVDDDELIRDSLAPMLGIMGHRVTTAMEGGEALRLLGGGLEIDLVILDMNMPGMSGPEALPRILDLRPGLPVLMASGFSDQEIAPLLQDKQNVFSISKPFSMKEIQNKILEVGLRLTEISPS, from the coding sequence ATGAGCAACCATGTGGTTATCCGAAAACTGACTCGGCACGCTGTTGTCGCGCTCTGCATTGCGATCTGCGGAATCTCCGCCCTGGCCCTCGCGGGCGAATTCCTTGGAATCAGGGACGCTGCGGCTCTGGGACAAGGACTGATCCCCATGTCCGTGCCGGGCGCCATCCTCATGTTCGTCCTCGGCCTCGCCTTGCCGCTCGGGGCCATGAGAAGCAAGAATCCATTGCCGCGGAGGTTGGCCGCCTTACTGACCCTTGGTGTCCTGGTGGCCGGACTGTTTCTTGTGGCGTGGCGTCTTGGCGGCCACCATCCCGGCCCCATTTCCGCCGGCATGCCTGGGCGACCGACCTCACTGCTCACCGGAATTGTCCTGTCCTTTGGCGCCTGTTCAGCCCTGGTCAGACTGAGGTCCTCCACCCCTGGTTGGTCTCAGCGCCAGGCCGCATCTGTCCTTGCCCAGATACCTCTGGTGATCGGGACCGTGGTGCTGGTCAGTTATGCGGCTGGGGCCCCCCTGTTGTACGAGTCGCAGAATATTCCGATGTCGCTTCCTTCTGCCCTGTGTTCCGTGACTCTGGGCATCGTCCTGATGCTGGTGGCCGGCTTCGATACTTGGCCCCTGGCCGTGTTCGGATTCATTCCCGGTAGAGGCAACCTCTCCACATCGCTGTGGTTCGCCACCGGTCCTTTGGCCATGTTCCTCCTCCTCGGGGTACTCGTCCTTTCCGGCGGATCATTCTTCCTGCGCGGCCAGCTCAAGGCAACCCGGAGCCACGTGCAGGCCGAGCTTGCGACCATCGCCACGTTCAAATCCCGCCAGATCGAGTCATGGTTCGCCGAAAGGCGGACCGCCGCCGAGAGGCGATCCCATTCCGCACTGATTCAGGAACCCCTCCGGTGGTTCCTTGAGGGTTCGCCCCAAGCACCCCCTTCCTCCCAACTCCTTGCCTGGATGGAAGAGCTGCAGAAGGGGACCTACCGGCGGGTAGTCCTTTTCGATGCGGAAGGACGCGTGCGGTTATCCGCACCCGCCGGGGCCGGGATTCCGGTCGATGACCTGGACCCTTTCGAACTCGCTCAGGCGTTACGTTCCAAGGATGCCTTCATCCGGGACATCCATCAGCACCCCGGCAGTCCGGACCTTCATCTGAGCTTGTGGGTGCCCATTGGAGCTAGCCCCACGCCCGGCGGCAAGGCTGAGGGGACCCTGCTGCTGATGATCGATCCCCAGGAACTGCTGTTCCCCCTGATCCGCGCCTGGCCTACCCCCAGCAGCAGTTCCGAAGCCCTGCTGGTCAGGCAGGACGGCAGCGACCTGCTCTTTCTCAATGAGCTCCGGCACCGGGCCGACCCACCCATGAGTCTGCGCATGCCTCTGCATGGGATGTTCACGGCAGAGTCCTTGGCCGCGGCCCCTGGGGCCCCCCAGATCGTTGCTGGAAAGGACTATCGCGGAGAGCCTGTTCTCGCGGCCTTGAGCAGGATCAAGGGGACGCCCTGGAGCCTGGTCGCCAAGGTGGACGAGGCCGAAATATACGCTCCTCTTCGGCGGCAGATCTGGCTGGGGGGCGTGGTTCTGATCGGCATGGTGGTGATCGTGGCCACGGGACTGGGTTTGATGGTCCGTCATCATGATGCAGAGATGGTGCGCAAGCAGTTGGACCTGTCTCAGCGGTTCGAATGGCTCATGCGGGAGGCCAACGACATCATTCTCATCATGGATTCCGATGGGTGGATCCAAGAGGCCAATTCCCGGGCCCTGGCGTTCTATGGCTATACGCTTCAAGAACTGAAGAAAATGCGTGTCATGGAGTTGCGCTCGGCGGATACGCTCGAACGTGCGCAATGGCAATTCGACCGGTTGAATACCCTGGGCGCGATCCGGTTCGAGACTTCCCACGTGCGAAAGGACGGGACGACATTTCAGGCGGAGGTCAGCGCCCGGGTAGTGCATGTCGGGGGGGAGCCCATCGTCATCACGTTCGTTCGAGATATCACGGAACGCCTCGCGCAGGAACATGAGCTCCGGCGCATGAACCGGCTTTATTCTGCACTTGGCCAGGTGAACCATACAATTGTCTGGACGGATTCCCGGGAGGACCTCTTCTCGAAGATCTGTGAAACGCTCGTGGAACAGGGAGGATTCCTTTTCGCGCGGATCGGGTGGGAGGAGCCCGGAGCCGGCCGCATCGGCATCGCCGGATCCTTCGGCGCACCCCTGGGCTGCGAGGACGCGCCAGGGGACCTGGAACCCATGGCGACGGCCATCCGGCGGGGGCAGCCCAGCGTCTCCAATGATATTAAGGGAATGCTGGCGCTCGATTCGGGGGAGAAAACCGGAGCAGGATTCGCCTCCGCGGCCGCTTTTCCCATCTCTCAGGGGGGCTCCGAGCGCGGAGCCATCGCCGTCTATTCCAACGAGCGGGATATTTTCGGACAAGGGGAAATCGAGCTGCTCTCGAAAGTAGCCATGGACCTTTCCTATGCTCTGGACAACCTCGAGAGCGAACGGCTGCGACGGGAGGGGGAGGAGGCGCTGATGGCCAGCGAGCGATTCCTCGTGAAGGCTCAGGAAGCAGGTGGGATCGGGACCTACAAGTGGGACCTCCTGCAAGATCGTTGGGTCAGTAGTTCCTTCCTGGACCGGATATTCGGGATCGGACCTGAGTATCTAAGAACCTTGCAGGGCTGGCTCGGACTCATCGCCCCTGAATTTCGCGACCAGATGCAGGCCTATATCGCAAGGCTCATTGACCAGAAGGAAGTCTTCGATCTGGATTACGTCGTGGTCCGCCCTTCGGACGGCGTTCGCCGCTGGGTCCATGGTCAGGGCGAGTTCGAGTGGGATGCTGAAGGCCACCCGGTCAACCTCGTCGGGGTCATTCAGGACATCACGGAAAAAAAGAAGGACGAGGAGACCCTGCGCCTGATCTCGGTGGCGGTGGAGCAAAGCCCGCTCTGCGTGGTCGTCACCGATCCCGCCGGAACGATCCAGTACGTGAACCCGAGATTTACTCATGTCACCGGCTATTCCCCAGCGGAGGCCCTGGGTCAGAACCCGCGCATTCTGAAATCCCACACCACGCCGCCGGAGCACTACCTGGAGATGTGGGAGACCCTGACCCGGGGCGACGTCTGGGTCGGGGAATTCCAGAATCTGAAAAAGGGAGGGGAGCCTTTCCATGAGCGTGCCACCGTGGCCCCCGTCCGGGACACGAACGGGGTCATCAGCCACTACATCGCCCTCAAGGAGGACATCACCCGGCAGCTTGAGGAAGGAGAGGCGCGCCGTGCCCTTGAAGCCCAACTCCAGCAGTCCCAGAAACTGGAAAGCCTAGGCAGTCTCGCCGGCGGGGTGGCGCATGACATGAACAACGTGCTGGGGGCCATCCTGGGCCTTGCTTCCGCCCTCCGGGAGGGGGCCGAAGCGCCTTCCTTCTCCGCCAAGAGTCTCGACACCATCATGGGGGCCTGCCTGCGCGGGAGGGACGTCGTCAAAAGCCTCCTGTATTTTGCCCACAAGAACCTGCAGGAGGAGCAACTCTTCAATCTCAACGACCTCGTGATGGAAATGAGCCACCTGCTCAGCCGTACGACGTTGAACCGGGTTCAGCTCCGCATGGACCTCCAGGAAGGGATGGACGCCCTCCGCGGTGATAGCGGAGCCCTGAGCCATATGATCATGAACCTTTGCGTAAACGCGATCGATGCCATGCCCCACGGGGGAGACCTCCTCATCACCACCCGGCCGACCGAGGACGGCGGCCAGGAACTCCGGGTGAAGGACACGGGAGAGGGCATGGCGGCGGACGTCCTGGCCAAGGCCATGGAGCCTTTCTTCTCCACAAAACCCAAGGGGAAGGGGACCGGACTGGGCTTGGCGATGGCGTATGGCACCATGAAAGCCCACGACGGCACGCTCGAATTGTTCAGCCAACCAGGTTCAGGGACAGAAGCCGTCCTGCGCTTCCCGAACACCCGGGTGTCGCCGTCCTCCCGGGCCGTGCCCGCGGCTTCCGTCCAGACGCCGGCTGCCCTCAGCAACTTGCGCATCCTCC